One genomic segment of Gottschalkia acidurici 9a includes these proteins:
- a CDS encoding aryl-sulfate sulfotransferase — protein sequence MGFPTVYPTGVTIYNPEKSWSGYTIFQAAGEGALLIDMTGKEINLWKGLHGFPNKILPGGYVIGSTGERNPKYGMQDMTDLVQVDWDGNIVWRFNKLEYIEDPGEEPQWMARQHHDYQREGNTVGYYAPDQEPLVDGGNTFILCHENVKNLDISEKLLLDDKIIEVTWDGEIVWSWNANEHFHELGFDEAAKNIIYRDPNMRPAGGGMGDWLHINSMSLLGSNRWYDSGDERFHPDNIIWDSREANIMAIIDKKTGKIVWKLGPTFDNNEELKKIGWIIGQHHVHLIPKGLPGEGNILIFDNGGWAGYGLPNPNSPTGRQNARRDYSRVLEINPITLEIEWQYTPSEAGFVHPVDSYRFYSPFISSAQRLPNGNTLITEGSDGRIFEVTKEHEIVWEYISPYEGDENFKLNMVYRAYRVPYSWIPQIESPTEEVAIEKVDKKFFRVPGAAGIGSHKETIVKGVKDSYKTGDGALCVLSDNDLKID from the coding sequence ATGGGATTTCCAACAGTTTATCCAACAGGGGTAACGATATATAATCCAGAGAAAAGTTGGAGTGGATATACAATTTTTCAAGCAGCAGGAGAAGGTGCATTGTTAATAGATATGACAGGAAAGGAGATTAACCTATGGAAAGGGTTACATGGATTTCCGAATAAGATTTTGCCAGGTGGATACGTAATAGGAAGTACAGGTGAAAGAAATCCTAAGTATGGTATGCAAGACATGACAGATCTAGTTCAAGTAGATTGGGATGGAAATATTGTTTGGAGATTTAATAAGCTTGAATATATTGAAGATCCGGGAGAGGAACCACAATGGATGGCTAGACAACATCATGATTATCAAAGAGAAGGTAATACTGTAGGATATTATGCACCCGATCAGGAGCCACTAGTTGATGGAGGTAATACATTTATACTTTGCCATGAAAATGTTAAAAATCTGGATATATCAGAAAAGTTGCTTTTAGATGATAAGATTATAGAGGTAACTTGGGATGGCGAAATTGTATGGTCATGGAATGCAAACGAACATTTTCATGAACTAGGATTTGATGAAGCAGCTAAAAATATTATATACCGTGACCCGAATATGAGACCGGCAGGTGGAGGTATGGGAGACTGGTTGCATATAAATTCAATGTCACTACTTGGATCAAACAGATGGTATGATTCAGGTGATGAGCGCTTTCATCCTGATAATATAATATGGGATAGTAGAGAAGCAAATATAATGGCAATTATTGACAAGAAAACAGGGAAGATAGTTTGGAAGCTTGGACCTACATTTGATAATAATGAAGAACTTAAGAAAATAGGATGGATAATTGGTCAACATCATGTGCACTTAATTCCAAAAGGATTGCCTGGAGAAGGTAATATATTAATCTTTGATAATGGTGGTTGGGCAGGTTATGGGTTACCAAATCCAAACTCTCCAACAGGAAGACAAAATGCACGAAGGGACTACTCAAGAGTACTAGAGATTAATCCTATAACTCTTGAAATAGAGTGGCAATATACACCTAGTGAAGCAGGCTTTGTACATCCAGTAGATTCTTATCGCTTCTATAGCCCATTTATAAGTAGTGCACAAAGACTACCAAATGGAAACACTTTAATTACTGAAGGATCAGATGGACGTATTTTTGAAGTAACTAAGGAACATGAAATTGTGTGGGAATATATAAGTCCTTATGAAGGTGATGAAAACTTCAAATTAAACATGGTTTATAGAGCATATAGGGTACCTTATTCTTGGATACCACAGATAGAGTCACCCACTGAAGAAGTTGCTATAGAAAAGGTGGATAAAAAATTCTTCCGCGTACCAGGAGCAGCGGGAATTGGATCTCATAAAGAGACTATAGTAAAAGGTGTAAAGGATTCATATAAAACAGGCGATGGAGCACTATGTGTTTTATCCGACAATGACCTCAAAATAGATTAA
- a CDS encoding ABC transporter substrate-binding protein encodes MIKNFLSFILVVLIGISITACEKKQEASKETTKASTEVKGEKLVRLGFPGSQNFLGGVAGIAQEKKFFDEELKKVGYKIEYVPFAAAGPAVNEALAGKQIDFAIYADFPGVVLKSKGIDIDLLGITDNKIHSTIVIKNDSKISSIKDLKGKKIGFTKGTYMQKFLIEILDKNGLTTNDVELINVTTDAESALITGNIDALVQTDTQALQLTVTKKIAKELDSTRNYPELSAQSVFVGDHKFAKDNPEVPVAIQKALVKAREYFKNNTEDSYKILTKSGLDLEAIKKQYDSESPEFEIFTLDITQDSIKRLDETQKYLIDQELITNKFDTEKWSDNSYYEKAIK; translated from the coding sequence GTGATAAAAAATTTTTTAAGTTTTATTTTAGTAGTATTAATAGGGATTTCAATAACAGCATGTGAAAAAAAGCAAGAAGCTTCTAAGGAAACTACAAAGGCATCGACAGAAGTCAAAGGAGAAAAATTGGTAAGACTCGGCTTCCCGGGATCTCAAAATTTTTTAGGAGGAGTAGCTGGGATTGCACAAGAGAAAAAGTTTTTCGATGAAGAATTAAAAAAAGTAGGATACAAAATAGAGTATGTTCCATTTGCGGCAGCAGGTCCAGCTGTAAATGAAGCTTTAGCAGGAAAGCAAATAGATTTTGCTATATATGCAGATTTTCCAGGAGTAGTTTTGAAGTCAAAAGGTATTGATATTGATCTATTAGGAATAACAGATAATAAAATTCATTCTACAATAGTGATTAAAAATGACTCTAAGATCAGTTCTATCAAGGATTTAAAAGGTAAGAAGATAGGATTTACAAAAGGAACATATATGCAAAAATTTTTAATAGAGATATTAGATAAAAATGGACTTACCACTAATGATGTTGAGCTTATAAATGTAACTACAGATGCAGAATCAGCACTAATAACAGGAAATATAGATGCACTAGTACAAACAGATACACAGGCATTACAATTAACTGTAACTAAAAAGATAGCAAAAGAACTCGATAGTACGCGTAACTATCCTGAACTTAGTGCACAATCAGTTTTTGTAGGAGATCATAAATTTGCTAAGGATAATCCAGAAGTTCCAGTCGCAATACAAAAAGCACTTGTAAAGGCGAGAGAGTATTTTAAAAATAATACTGAGGACAGCTATAAAATCTTAACAAAGTCAGGATTAGACTTAGAGGCTATAAAAAAACAATATGATAGTGAAAGTCCTGAATTTGAGATATTTACTTTAGATATTACACAAGACTCTATTAAAAGACTTGACGAAACACAAAAGTATTTAATAGATCAGGAGTTAATTACAAATAAATTTGATACTGAAAAATGGTCAGATAATTCTTATTATGAAAAAGCTATAAAATAA